AATCACCAGCTTGAACACTATCTAGTCAGATGTAGCAAATCTGGGCAAAacctctacttcttcttcttcctctctctctcacaggttGTGTTTCTCTCTTGTGTGTTTTCTTGCACTCTCACGAATGGCTGCCACCACCAGCAggggtggagtggctagggttttcttCTCTGCCCCCTTCACAAGGAAGCACTCACAATTGTTGGATCCAACtaagatctgaaggaaatatgccctagaggcaataataaagttactatttatttccttatatcattataaatgtttattattcatgctagaattgtattaaccggaaacataatacatgtgtgaatacatagacaaacagagtgtcactagtatgcctctacttgactagctcgttgatcaaagatggttgtgtttcctagccatagacatgagttgtcatttgattaacaggatcacatcattaggagaatgatgtgattgacttgacccattccgttagcttagcactcgatcgtttagtatgttgctattgctttcttcatgacttatacatgttcctatgactatgagattatgcaactctcgtttaccggaggaacactttgtgtgctaccaaacgtcacaacgtaactgggtgattataaaggtgctctacatgtgtctccaaaggtacttgttgggttggcgtatttcgatattaggatttgtcactccgattgtcggagaggtatctctgggcccactcagtattacacatcactataagccttgcaagcattgtgactaatgagttagttgcgggatgatgtattacggaacgagtaaacagacttgccggtaatgagattgaactaggtatcgagataccgacgatcgaatctcgggcaagtaacataccgatgacaaagggaacaacgtatgttgttatgcggtctgaccgataaagatctttgtagaatatgtgggaaccaatacgagcatccaggttccgctattggttattgaccggagaggtgtctcggtcatgtctacatagttctcgaacccgtagggtccgcacgcttaacgttacgatgacagttatattatgagtttatatgttttgatgtaccgaaggttgttcagagtcccggatgtgatcacgaacatgacgaggagtctcgaaatggtcgagacataaagattgatatattggaagcctatgtttggacatcggaagtgttccgggtgaaattgggatttttccggagtaccgggaggttaccggaaccccccggtaacttaatgggccttagtgggcctaggtggaagagaggagaggaggccagggcagggccgcgcgccccttccccccccccccccagtccgaataggacaaggagaggggggcggcgctcccccttccttcctcccctccacctcttccccctttctctcctagtccaacatgaaaaaaggggggagtcctactcccggtaggagtaggactcctcctggagcgcctctcctctaggccggccgaacccccccttgctcctttatatacgggggcagggggcacctctagagacacaattgatcattgatctcttagccgtgtgcggtgctcccctccaccatattacacctcgataatatcgtagcggtgcttaggcgaagccctgcgtcggtagaacatcaacattgtcaccacgccgtcgtgctgacgaaactctccctcaacactcggctggatcggagttcgagggacgtcatcgagctgaacgtgtgctgaactcggaggtgccgtgcgttcggtacttgatcggtcggatcgtgaagacgtacgactacatcaaccgcgttgtgttagacgcttccgctatcggtctacgaggatacgtggacaacactctcccctctcgttgctatgcatcaccatgatcttgcgtgtgcgtagaaattttttgaaattactacgttccccaacaagatcaaCGGCTGACGTGTGTTAGACTTATGGGCTGATGTTGGGCTTccaacacacctccatgtggaggGACTTAACCCAACACTATTCACATCCTGTTTCATTCGTAGACCTGTCCAGCTATTCTTGGGCTAAATCTTCTCAATTATTGGCTTGACTAGTTGGACATTTGTACCCGAAATCTGGTTCCGCTAAAAAAATCAAAACTCTGATAGTTCAGCTACAGTGAAATCtatctcaaaaaaaaaacttctaTATATAAAGAAACGGATTTGCTAATTCTCGTCTAGACGAGAATTAACAATGTCCATCTAACTTGTACCCCATTTGATTAatcaaagaaaaaggaaaggaaaaaatctTCACGAATCTTTATGTAAAATCAAATGGCATAGGAGTTAGATGGTACTTAGTTATGTCTCATCTAGATAAGAGCTAGGCACACCCAGAAAGAAGAGAAACATACGGAAAAAAAGGAGATACATGTGATCCCATGAACACTCTCATGGGCCAcacattttcttttctttaaaGAAACAAAACATTTTCCTTCATTCGAACCCAAGGATAACATCGCGGTGAACCTGGAACTTTATCAAACATACGAACAAAGGTAATTCAAACCATGCAAAGAATAAGTTCATAATTGTCGCCGTCCAACCACCTAAATATATCATGATATCGTCTAGCACTCCTTCGTGCACATGCACCTCCTCTTCAAGCCGGAGCACTTGCCACCGGTGAACCCCTCCGCACCGCACACACCGGCGCAGTTTTCGGACACGAAGCACAGCCCGTTGAACCGCTCGCTCTCTGTCTCACACTCTCGTGCCTGCGCTGGCACCACCTCTGAAGACAAACATGAATAAGCGCACATGGTTAGTTTTTTGAACACCAATCAACAATAATAAaccaacccaagaattggaggacaCTAATATCATATGCATGTTTACATTGTTTTGTTCTCGCAACAGGAGCGAAATGGTACTTACCGGTGGcgacgacgagcaggaggaggatggCAACGGCCGGGAAAAGCTTGTGTGATGACTCCATTCTTCCTTATTTGTATCTGCCAAAACGCGCCCTGTAAAATGTACACTTATCTGGGATTGTAAAACTCTGAATGACAAGTTAGGATCGATGCTTGTGACATGCTTATATAAGCGCGCAGCCGCAATCACATatacatggtgatgcataattcagCACCACAGGAACATCTCGGATCAATATATGGAACATACTAATAACAGGCTTGTATGTGCACGACCACACAACGCTGATGACATGCAAGCAAATGCATAATTCAGCACGACATGAGCATCTCACACCTATATGTGCAACTACCTAATAATAGCTGTGCACCAGGAGCAGCCACGACCCCCTGCTGTCACCACATGTTCTCATCATGAAACTACAATTTTTAGGCTAACAGACTACTAATAATGGGCCTGATTGCTAGGTTGAATTTTTTTTGTGGGCATCTAATTTGTGGTTGGTCGTGCAAGGGAGGGCCATGGTCAGTTTGTGTACCCCACTCTCCTTCGTCTTGGAAAATATGTAACATTTCTGTACTATACGTGTACAGATAATAGAGACCAACTTTAACCTTAAAATTCAGATATTACTGATAAAAACAAGCTTGAGACACTATAGATTTGTCTACTAGTACTGGAAAGTAGTTCTACTTATAGAACGACATGGAATCGCATGGAAGATATAATTATAAATAGTGGGCATTACCATGGACCGTGGGCATGTTTATTCTGCAGTGTATAGTACAATACCATGTACAATAATTAGTACAGCAATAAGTAGCTTGATAATCCAAACATACCATCCAAGTCTTAGAATATATCAGTTCCATATTATattacacacacatatataacagAGAACCCACATCTTAGTGTAGAAATTGCCAACTTGATAATTTGTTCATCCATGGATATATATCAGATTGGTGCCCATGGTCGTTTGTCTTAGTTCATCATTATGGTTTCTTGACCTGGTGGGTGTGGATGATGATACCACGGAACTGATCCCATGAGACGTCACGGTGGGACTCCGTGGCAGCAGTAGTTTTAGCATTTGATATTTCAGCATTATTGCTTGCACCTCCTGCATCGGTTGCGCCGGAAACCTGCCCGCCAAGCGATGGATCCATTCCAGTAAAGGATACTTTCTGCTGTGCTTTCAGCTCTTTGCGAGAGAATGCCACTTGGTTCTGGTATGCACCACCCTCCAGGACATTGTAGGAGAACATAATTACAAAGACAAGTAGTAGGAGAACGGTATGTCTCTTCACCATTTTCTTCGCTGAATGAATTGACACAAATTTTATATGAATATAATATATGTACATGTAACGAAGCTAGAATTCAATGAGAATTTTAAATTTTGTAAGTGATACTAGGTATGCTACAATACTAGATAGGGTAGAAGGAGAAAATAAAAGGATTTTTAAACCTTCATGATCAGATTATACGTGTGCACATAGTGGTGTAAGAGATTACATATACAACAAATAGATTAACAGGAGTGCAGGCGGATGAACTGCTTAGTTGTTGTGAAATAATTCTCAATTTGGATAACTGATACAACATAGATGTTTATTAGAGTAATCCGAGGCACATAGTCGATCTACTGAGAACCAAGCAAATACACCAAGATTTGTTAATGAGGATCACCGAGCTCGGCTACCCTCCTGCTGGGGCATGACttcgggcgctcctccccgtgacaccgctaAAATATTGCAAACTGACCACCCGGGCGCTGACACATGCTGTCAACTCCCCCTATGCGCATGTGCTATTATATTGGCATATGTTACATTGTGTGTCTACCCTCACATTTTATAagaggtctaggatacaagtgtGCTATTTGAACAAGACTCCATGCCCTGCCTACATATAGTACAACTCCATCACCAACTGTAACATATCTTGTACAAAATATTTGGGACAATTCTAATAAGATTTTCAAAATTACTTTTTAATATATTTTGTTCTGATCTAGCACCTAGCAGAGAAAACTTAGACATATTTTCTAGGGCAGTAACAAGTGAAAACGATCTCACAAAGGATCCGATAAGATCTAACAAAAGAAATTTGGGGCATGTTGGTTGGCAATAGATCGCACACGACAAATTGTTGTGGTACATATTACTCCTAAACGGTAGATCAAGCATTTTTAACCTGTGACAACTATTTGACATAAGGTGCTAGTGGAAATACTGTTAATAAATGCTATTTATTCAAAATCCCATGTGGTGACATACAATTAAGTACTCccccgttcacaaatataagatgtttttgataTTTCTATATGGACTATATACAAACTGAAATGCAAACACATTAATACGTGTCTACTTACATCCGATCCAGAAAAAAAAGTTATAACATCTTATGTTTTTTAAAGGAGGGAGTCAAATACATTGTCAGTTTCAAACATATTACCCTGCCATTGATTTACAAGTTGTTGATGCACACAAATTTATGCAAAGTTGTAAATACTTCTCTAAGAGTTTTGGTGTGCACACATGCATGTATTACTTTGTTTCTAACCGGCAACATAATTATGTTTGGCTCACTGAATGGTTTTGATAATCAGAAGAATCTATATATTTGTAAATAGAATGTCTCATATCCTAACATACTGATAATGAATTACAAGGGATTGGACACCACTTTATAGAGAACATGCATTTATATGGAATATGGGAAAATAGCATACAAACTTACATGTTTCAAGCATCTCCCTGATGGCAAGTATGTAATGCTCAAAACAACTAACGTacctatatataggggaaagactCAATGATATAACTTAAAAATAAACATAAACATCTCTCATATTCGATAGTGGATGTCGAGCATGCGCAACTTTTACATGACTAATAATCATAAACACAAGTTGTGTCATTTCCAACATGTCCGAATGAAGCTGAAGTGGAAAGCATAATTTGTGGCCAATATAACAACAAAGTGATATAATGGTGCTCTTACCGAAGAACCACTTTGGTTTGTCGGGGTTATCCCAAGATAGTTTATATTCCTTGTATGGTTTTACATTTCCCCGCACACATCTATATTTGAAAAGTAAATTGCATTTTATTATAACTCATATATGTTTGGTTAACTAAGTCTATCCAAAGGGATGGGGAAATGATCATCATGTTTTTGGCACACCTATAAGCACCTATTTTGCGTCACTCAAAAGGTAAAGGTTTTGTTGTTGTATTGCACAACTTTCAACAAAAAAAGTAGTTTCATTCTATAGCACTAGATATGATAGCTATCATGATTTTTCTAACATAGTCCAGGTTCTTGTAATATGTCGTCCTTGGTCATAGATGTTCACACCATTGTACACCATAATCTCTAAATTTAATGTTTTCTACAACCCACAAACCAAAACATAATTTAACACCAACACTAGATTATATCATATATGGAAATTTCGTACTAGATTATCATTCTAATTACTTGTGCATGGAAATTCAACCTACCAATCTCTGAAAAGAAAATacataatctctctctctctctctctctctctctctctctctctctctctctctctctctctctctgttgcatCCAGTGACAAAGAGTAAATGTTACTCCCTCGTTTTCAGTTTATTAGGCTTGTCTAAATAACATAATTTCAGTCCGTAAGGGCCAATGCAATGGGAATAGGCTCCTTTTTTCTCCCAAAATAGAAGCATAAGATTCTCCGCATCAATTAATTAGGCGTAGGAGAATTGACCAGTTAATTTACGGAGAACCGGGTGAAAACTGATTCCCCTTGCTTTTTTACTCTTCTTGTGGAACCAACAAATGCATCAAGGCGAGAGGGCAATGCATGCCCCACAAGTATGTGGCCCAGCAATTAACTGGGCCCTCCTTGGTTAAATTAATTTTTTATATATGAATaacaaaccgaaaaggagggagtttTAATGTATTGAATGTTCACCATATACGTACCCTAAAAAGCTACCCGCTACTGGCTAGCAGATCCATCTTAGGAAACTTTCATTATGGCAGTCCCAGTGCTCCACCTTGTAATATATCTTAGTTATGACACCTGATTCAAATCCTAATGTGTCACCCTATTTAATGAAGAAAAAATAGAGTTATCGTATCTTAATCAAGATATAGTTCTTAGCACCAAAACAAAGATAACTCCCACACAGAACACATTATATGAGAGCCATTTTAGATAAAACAATAATATACAATGCATTGGAGGGGTTATATCTAAGTGCATATCAAATGAATATGATATAGTCTAGGACATAATGCATTGAGAGTGCCCATATATAGTTAGATAAATTGCCATACGCaattactacctctgtcctggtttattaggCCCCATATTGTATTTTGGGTCTAACTTTGACCATGTatttgaaatatatatatataaagtataTCATATAAAAAGTGTATTGTAGGATTTGTAATTGAAAACGATTTTCTAtggtataatttttgtgacatataaTTTACGCTTTATTAGTTGAATTCATGGTCAAACTTTGGTTAAAAATAAAAGAGGGCCTAATAAACCGGGACAAAGGGAGTAATTACAAACCATATGGGGCGATGTATTGCATCATATAGTTTAAAAATTAATAAATATATGTGATATATTTCAGAAACCATCTTTATAATTAGTAAATCTAGTTCAATGTATGGAAGAGAAAGGTGTGATAGCTCCCATGTGTCCCTATAccctctatgaacagtaaattcaaataaataaataaactgaaACTTTGCAACATCAAATATGCTCAAATGTTTTAGGTGCTTGCAAATTTTCATAATGAAATATCATGTAGAGAAAGGTGTACATATATCAATGCTAAAAGTGCTCAAAACTTTGAGGACTGAAATCTTTTTTCTTGTGTAGAGCTCCTCGAATGTTCTTTTTTCAagaaaacttgcaagcaccttcaAAGTTTGAGCATATTTGACGTCAAAAAGTTTCATAttcttttgatttttgttttctatttttttagttcATTTTTCATAGAGTGTAAGGACAAGCGGGAGTTGAAAAATAATCTTATATGTGGAATTGTTGATCATCACAGCTGGTTCATGATACGAAGACAATACATTTTTCAAAGCCGTATCTGATGGTGATTAATTATCAGGGAGTGGTTCACTGTACATGTAGTCTAAGATAACTGCTTTGTATTAAAATATTACTCGCTCCGATCCAAAATATGTGTCGTAATTTTGAACTAAGGTTAGTTCACCTTacttcaaaactgcgacacttataaTGGATCTGAGGAAGTAGTTTTAAAGGTGGATAAAAATCATTTTCCTTGATACTTCTTTGCTCATCTTGTTGAAGTGCATGTACTACCAGGCTCAGCTCACCTATCATGAGGGTAGGAAACAACACCAACTATGCTTGTCAGCATGTCAAGTTCCCTTTCCTGCCTGGTTTGGACTAAGGTACGCTCATCTCTAGCTCTATATCAAGATAGCTGGCCACTAATTAATTCCCACCGTAGCTAGAAAAATCATACCTGATGAGACAAAACATGACTGACTAACCATAAAAATCATATATATTATTGACAGAAAAGGCTTCAGCTACTATATATATTaatttgtctaacagtttttgaaagTTGGTTTACTTGTAGAATGACAAAGAATCGCATGGAACATATAAATAGTTGCCATTACCATGGACCATGAGCTTGGTTTATTCTGCATTTTAGTACAATACTACCTTGTACAATATTAGTAGAGCAGTAAATAGCTTGACAGTCCAACACACAATCCAGGTATGACAAACAGTTACATTACACACATAACAAAGAACTACATCTTAGTGTTGAAATCACCAAGTTGGTAATTAATTCATCCATGGATATCTAGTTTCTGCCCATGGTCCTCTTTCTTAGTTCATCATTATGGTCTATTATAAGGTGGTGGTTTGTGATTAATCCCATGAAAATCTTTCACAGAGACATCATGATGGGAATCTGCGGTAGTGGTAGTTTCAACATTTGCTATTTCAGCATTATTGCTCACACCTCCTGCATTTGTTGCACCAAGAACCTGCCCGCCAAGCAATGGAATCATCCTGCTAAAGGATGCTTTTTGTTCTGTATTCATCACTTTGCGAGAGAATGCAACTTGGCTCTTTTGTGCAACACCCTCCAAGACACTGTATGATAACACAATTGCAAGGGCAAGTAGTAGCACAACAGTCTTTCTCTTCGCCATTTCCCTGCTGGATGAGTTGACACATTTTTGTCAGAATTGTCTGATACGTGCATGCAATTAAGCTAGAAACAAGGTAGTAATTTCATGAATATGAGATATACTACGTATATGCGacaagaatattgacaacaaaaaGTCAAATGGAAAGGTTGAAGATCACGAGCATTTATAGACTTTAAGATGAGATTACATGTATCTATAGAGGTGTCACATACtacaactaagaatttactaagaGTGTAAATGAATGAATTTCTTAGTTGTTGGTTAGTCATGCATTAATTTGGAGATTATATAGATATAATGAAGTGGTTTTCAAAATTATCTCCTGAAAGATTTGTTTCTGCATTCTAGAACTCTAAGGGACTAAAGATCCTATATGATCGAACAATATAAATTTCAAGCATGTTGGTTGGCATTAAATTGTGCAAGTTTCTAGTAGTTTCTCGTTTATTATTCAGAAGCAGTAGATCAAACATTTTGCATACAATGAAAAATATTGAACCTAAGGTGCTAGTGGAGATATTATTAATTGATTCTGTCTATTAAAAGGCCATGTGCTGACACACAATTAAGTAAAACACATGGTCAATTTTCAAAGATATTACTTTGGCCATTGGTCATAGTTATAAGCAAAAGTATCTCTCACAACTACTTATTTTCTCGAACACACATGTATTAATTTGTTTCTAATCTGACAATGCACTTTTTTCTC
This region of Triticum aestivum cultivar Chinese Spring chromosome 2D, IWGSC CS RefSeq v2.1, whole genome shotgun sequence genomic DNA includes:
- the LOC123048347 gene encoding defensin Tk-AMP-D1.1 — encoded protein: MESSHKLFPAVAILLLLVVATEVVPAQARECETESERFNGLCFVSENCAGVCGAEGFTGGKCSGLKRRCMCTKEC
- the LOC123048348 gene encoding uncharacterized protein, which translates into the protein MLETSKKMVKRHTVLLLLVFVIMFSYNVLEGGAYQNQVAFSRKELKAQQKVSFTGMDPSLGGQVSGATDAGGASNNAEISNAKTTAATESHRDVSWDQFRGIIIHTHQVKKP